The following proteins come from a genomic window of Doryrhamphus excisus isolate RoL2022-K1 chromosome 12, RoL_Dexc_1.0, whole genome shotgun sequence:
- the LOC131139534 gene encoding ammonium transporter Rh type C produces the protein MGNCCEAMCNVRKNTNVRVSLPAVCFVWQIAMVILFGVFIRYDEESDASRWKDYKEEHNLTSDIENDFYYRYPSFQDVHVMIFIGFGFLMTFLKRYSFGGVGFNFLIAAFGLQWALLMQGWFHSLDLTTGKISIGVESLINADFCCAGSLIAYGALLGKVSPVQLLVVTLFGVTLFAVEEFIILELFHCRDAGGSMVIHAFGGYYGLAISWVLYRPKLDQSKRLNGSVYHSDMFAMIGTLFLWMFWPSFNSAITDHGDGQHRTAINTYIALASSVLTAVAISSMSQKRGKLDMVHIQNATLAGGVAMGTAAEFMIMPYGALIVGFLTGIISTFGYLYVTPFLEKYLKLQDTCGVHNLHAVPGMLGGFTGAIVAAAATESVYSRYGLIETFNFKGKFENRSVGTQGGFQAAGTCVAVAFGLVGGALVGLILRIPIWGDPADDNCFDDEVYWEVPEEEESIPPVLEYNNHMINKHQDLSESNFTVEQS, from the exons ATGGGGAACTGCTGCGAGGCCATGTGCAATGTGCGAAAGAACACCAACGTGCGTGTTAGTCTGCCGGCAGTCTGCTTCGTGTGGCAGATAGCTATGGTCATCCTCTTTGGGGTCTTCATTCGCTACGATGAAGAGTCGGACGCCTCTCGCTGGAAGGACTACAAAGAGGAACACAACCTTACCAGTGACATTGAAAATGACTTTTACTACAGATATCCCA GTTTCCAGGACGTCCATGTGATGATCTTTATCGGATTTGGTTTCTTGATGACTTTCCTGAAACGTTACAGCTTCGGGGGCGTGGGCTTCAACTTCTTGATTGCCGCCTTTGGCCTGCAGTGGGCTCTTCTCATGCAGGGATGGTTCCACTCCCTGGATCTCACAACTGGAAAAATCAGCATCGGCGTGGAAAG TTTGATCAATGCTGACTTCTGCTGTGCCGGCTCTCTGATTGCCTATGGTGCCCTGCTGGGTAAAGTCAGCCCCGTCCAGCTGTTGGTTGTCACCTTATTTGGCGTCACACTCTTTGCTGTGGAGGAATTCATCATCCTCGAGCTTTTCCAT TGCAGAGATGCTGGTGGCTCCATGGTCATCCATGCCTTCGGAGGATATTATGGTCTGGCTATCTCCTGGGTCCTCTACCGACCAAAACTAGACCAAAGCAAACGCCTGAATGGCTCTGTGTACCACTCCGATATGTTCGCCATGATCG GTACACTGTTCCTGTGGATGTTCTGGCCCAGTTTCAACTCTGCCATCACAGACCACGGTGACGGTCAGCACAGAACGGCCATCAACACCTACATCGCCTTGGCGTCGTCTGTGCTCACCGCTGTGGCCATATCCAGCATGTCTCAGAAGCGAGGCAAACTGGACATG GTGCATATCCAGAACGCCACCCTGGCTGGTGGCGTCGCCATGGGAACAGCAGCCGAGTTCATGATCATGCCCTACGGTGCGCTCATTGTGGGCTTCCTCACTGGCATCATTTCAACCTTTGGCTACCTTTATGTCACG CCCTTCTTGGAAAAATACCTGAAGCTGCAGGACACGTGCGGCGTCCACAACCTGCATGCTGTACCAGGCATGCTTGGCGGCTTTACAGGTGCCATTGTGGCAGCTGCAGCTACTGAATCTGTATATAGCCGATACGG GCTGATCGAAAcctttaattttaaaggaaagtTTGAAAATAGGTCTGTGGGCACTCAGGGAGGCTTTCAGGCTGCTGGTACATGCGTGGCCGTGGCCTTTGGACTCGTTGGAGGAGCGCTTGTTG gTCTCATACTAAGGATCCCAATCTGGGGCGATCCTGCTGATGATAACTGCTTCGATGATGAAGTCTACTGGGAG GTTCctgaggaagaggagagcaTCCCTCCTGTGTTGGAGTACAACAACCACATGATTAACAAGCACCAAGACCT atcTGAGTCTAACTTCACCGTGGAACAAAGCTAG